In Verrucomicrobiia bacterium, the genomic stretch CGCTGCGGCATTTCATCGAACAGGCCGACGGGCTGGGCATACTCGTGATGTGCAATGCGGTGGTTCATAACAACAATCACCGGCATTTGGATCCTCAGGAGTTCCGCGGGTTTGCCATGGCCGATGACCTTGCACCGCTGGTGTTCATCAACGGCGCGGATACCAAGGCGGCACAGATGTTCACGCTGGCGCATGAACTGGCGCACATCTGGGCGGGGGAATCGGCAGTGTCGGATTCCCAACCGACCACCGTTCCCGTTCAACAGGTGGAGCGCTGGTGCAACGAGGTTGCCGCTGAATTGCTGGTGCCGCTCGACGCCATGCGGCAGGCCTACCATCCCGACCGGGAGTTGAAGGAGGAAGCATGCAGGTTGGCCCATCGCTTCAAAGTGAGCACGTTGGTCATCTTGCGCCGCATCCTGGATGCAGGTGGGCTGACGCAGGAGGAATTCCGGGAAGCGTATCACGCGGAAGTGGCCAGATTGCGGGCAATTCCGCGCAGAAGCGGAGGCAACTTCTATCTGACCCAGGCGGCGCGGGTGGGCAAACGCTTCGCGACGGCACTATGTGCCAGCACACTGGAGGGCCAGACCCGCTACACGGATACGTTCCGAATGCTCGGGTTCTCCAAGCTGGCGACGCTTAAGGAATTGGAGCGCAGCCTCGGAGTAGGGGTCGCATGAAATACCTTCTCGACTCGGACGTTTTCATTCAGGCCAAGAACCTGCACTACGGCTTGGATTTCTGCCCGGCCTTCTGGGATTGGCTGGTTGCCTCGAACACTTCCGGGCTGGTCTTCAGCATTGAGAAAGCAGGCGATGAAATTGAAGCTGGTGCTGATGAACTGGCGGGCTGGGCCGCCGCCCGTGCGGATGGATTCTTTCTCAAACCCTACTCACCCATCCTGCCGGCCCTGAGCACCGTGAGCAGATGGGCTGCCGGCCAGAACTACGAACCGGCAGCGGTAAGCACCTTCCTGCAACAGGCAGATTTCTACCTCGTGGCGCACGCGCTCGCTCACGGCTTTGTGGTCGTGACCCACGAAGTCGCCGCGGCTTCAACGAAGCGAATCAAGATTCCCAACGCCTGCATTGGCGTTGGCGTGAAGTGCATGAGCCCGTTTGAAATGTTGCGCCGCGAGCGGGCGCGGTTCGTCCTTGGATCTTGTTCATGAACGAGACCAACGAACGCGCCGTCGAGAACTAACATGAGAAAGTCCTGCCGACGCGCGCCGGCTGGATGTCCGGCAGCAGCATCGGCAAGATTGCTGCGCAGACAACACTCGAAAGCTGATCCATGGCAGCGCGATGCCCCTTGAGTGCCTCGCGCGCAACTCGCAGAGGTTCGAGTCCCCGGATGGCCCCGGGCATCCCGTCGTTGTGGGTAGAGGTGCGGACTCAGCGAAGCATCGCCTCGGAGGGCCGAGTTCCACGAGGCCGCAACGGTGTGGAGCGTTGGGTCGAGGACTCGCGGAGCTCGTCCCTCCGATTCGCCGCCTCCTCACCCACAACTACGGGATGCACCGCGGATTGCCCCCGGCTGCGGCTCCGCCTTCCCTCCCACCGCGCCCTCGGCTATCACCCCGGGATGATCGGGCGACTCATCGGGCCGGAGCTGGAAGAGATGATCGAGGCGCGGGCGTTCCATGACCTTCGCGACGTGCTCATCGAGTTCCCGGTCGCCGACATCGCCGAGATCCTCGGCGACCTCGATGCCGACCGGCAGGCCATCCTCTTCCGCATCCTCCCCAGCGATCTCGCCGCCGAGGTCTTCGATCACCTCGACGTCGAAAACCAGCGCCGCCTCCTCCGCGCCCTCGGCACCGAGCAGGTCGCCCAGATCCTCAACGATCTCCCCCCGGACGACCGCACCAACATCCTCGAGGAACTGCCGGCCCAGATGACCCAGCAGCTTCTCACGCTGCTTTCCCCCGACGAACAGCGCATCGCCCGGACCCTCCTGGGCTTCCCCGAGGACTCCATCGGCCGGCGCATGACGCCGGAATACGTCTCGATCCAGCGCCATTGGTCCATCGCCGAAGTCCTGGCCCACCTGCGCCGCGTCGGACGCGACCGCGAAACCCTCAACCAGCTCTTCGTCATCGACGCCCAGGGGCACCTCGAAGGCGAAGTCCGCCTCCGCGACCTGGTCGTCCACGAACTGAACCAGCCGGTCGCCGACCTGATCGAACCGCCCCAATGCGTTCTCCGTGCCACCGACGACCAGGAATCCGCGGTCGCCGCCTTCAAGAAGTACGACCGCACCACCCTCCCCGTCGTCGATTCCCGCAACCTCCTCGCCGGCGTCGTCACCGTGGACGACGTGCTCGATCTCGCCGAGGAGGAGGCGACCGAGGACATCCACAAGAGCGTCGGCATCCAACCCCTGGTGGGCAGCCTCCTGCACGCCCGCTTCAGCGATCTCTACTCCCGCCGCATCGGCTGGCTGGTCCTGCTGGTCTTCGTCAATCTCCTCTCCGGCGCCGGCATCGCCCTCCACGAAGGCCTCATCGAATCGGTCGTGGCCCTCGTGTTCTTCCTCCCACTCCTCATCGGCAGCGGCGGAAACGCCGGCGCACAGGCCGCCACCCTCGTTGTCCGCGGCCTTGCCCTCGGCGAAGTCCGCACCCGCGACTACCCCCGCCTCGCCCTTCGCGAAATGATGGTCTCCCTCCTCCTCGGCCTCTCCATGGCCTGGGCGGTCTTTCTCCTCGGCTGGTGGCGCTCCGGCCCCGCCGTCGCCTGGGCCGTCTCCCTCGCCATGGTCTCGATCGTCTTCATCGCCAGCCTGGTCGGCATGACCCTCCCCTTCATCCTCAACCGGCTCCGCCTCGATCCGGCCACCGCCAGCGCCCCGCTCGTCACCTCCCTCGCCGACATCTTCGGCGTCCTCATCTACTTCGCCATCGCCAAGGCCATCCTCGGCCTCTCCCATCCCCCTCCCGTCGTCGGCTAACGCTCCTGCTCGCGCCACCCCGGCGCCCAGGACAAGTCCCCGACAACCTTCGGCACGACGCCGAAGGCACGGCCCCCCGCGCCCGGTCACCCTCCTGTCCCGCGCCCCGGCGCCACAACCCATCCATGCCCATGCACCCACACCCATCCCTCCGCATCCTCTCCTTCGCCGCCCTCCTCGCCGCCCTCGCCGCCCTCGCCGCCCTCGCCACCTGCCCCGACCGGGCCCGGGCCGCCACCAACAACTTCATCGTCCCTGCCTTCCGCGGTCTCGACCAGGGAACCCACGGCTACTGGGAGTCTTTCACGGTCCCCTTCGGCGCCCCGGGCAACGCCCCCGACCAACCCGGCTCCACCGCCTCCGCCATCCTCACCCAAACCCTCAGCCCTTCCACCTTCGTCACCGGCACCGGCAACCTCTACGACCCCTCCGGCACCGTCGGGTTCACCCTCACCCACTCCGTCCCCTTCACCCTCGGCACCGTCGTCCTCCAAACCCGGACCCTCGGAAGCGAGTGGGACTACGATTCCTTCCGCCTCACCTACTCCGTGGGTTCGGAGCAACACCAACTCGCGCCGATGCTCGCCATGGAACTCGACCGCGGCACCGTCCTCGGCGCCTCCGTCTCCACCCTC encodes the following:
- a CDS encoding ImmA/IrrE family metallo-endopeptidase; the protein is MDMNRVAIQPQLVHWACERAGIDAADLAGKFPQLSDWLAGAAQPTLKQLEALAKTTHTPVGYLFLPEPPVETIPIPDFRTPGNERIGHPSPNLLDTIYVCQQRQEWFRNYARSMGEQPLAFVGSARVQDDVVSSAARIRSELGFSVEARRRMATWTDALRHFIEQADGLGILVMCNAVVHNNNHRHLDPQEFRGFAMADDLAPLVFINGADTKAAQMFTLAHELAHIWAGESAVSDSQPTTVPVQQVERWCNEVAAELLVPLDAMRQAYHPDRELKEEACRLAHRFKVSTLVILRRILDAGGLTQEEFREAYHAEVARLRAIPRRSGGNFYLTQAARVGKRFATALCASTLEGQTRYTDTFRMLGFSKLATLKELERSLGVGVA
- a CDS encoding DUF4411 family protein — translated: MKYLLDSDVFIQAKNLHYGLDFCPAFWDWLVASNTSGLVFSIEKAGDEIEAGADELAGWAAARADGFFLKPYSPILPALSTVSRWAAGQNYEPAAVSTFLQQADFYLVAHALAHGFVVVTHEVAAASTKRIKIPNACIGVGVKCMSPFEMLRRERARFVLGSCS
- the mgtE gene encoding magnesium transporter, coding for MIGRLIGPELEEMIEARAFHDLRDVLIEFPVADIAEILGDLDADRQAILFRILPSDLAAEVFDHLDVENQRRLLRALGTEQVAQILNDLPPDDRTNILEELPAQMTQQLLTLLSPDEQRIARTLLGFPEDSIGRRMTPEYVSIQRHWSIAEVLAHLRRVGRDRETLNQLFVIDAQGHLEGEVRLRDLVVHELNQPVADLIEPPQCVLRATDDQESAVAAFKKYDRTTLPVVDSRNLLAGVVTVDDVLDLAEEEATEDIHKSVGIQPLVGSLLHARFSDLYSRRIGWLVLLVFVNLLSGAGIALHEGLIESVVALVFFLPLLIGSGGNAGAQAATLVVRGLALGEVRTRDYPRLALREMMVSLLLGLSMAWAVFLLGWWRSGPAVAWAVSLAMVSIVFIASLVGMTLPFILNRLRLDPATASAPLVTSLADIFGVLIYFAIAKAILGLSHPPPVVG